In Bacillus sp. BGMRC 2118, a genomic segment contains:
- a CDS encoding TetR/AcrR family transcriptional regulator produces the protein MQENCTDLRVIRTKQSIRDAFVELLEEKGFESITVKDITSRATINRGTFYAHYQDKFDLMTKCEEEIMVEMSKIAELNFPSVVTTLESNSSNEGPFSIAILMLQLINENNRFLKAVLGPNGDLSFQTRLKDFMWKTIYGIGFIKEENLLVPGPYLASYIASAHIGVIQQWLNSGRKESPEEIARILSTIMVNGPLFAAGLKK, from the coding sequence ATGCAAGAAAATTGTACAGATTTACGTGTGATTCGTACAAAACAATCTATTCGGGATGCTTTTGTAGAATTATTAGAAGAAAAGGGGTTCGAATCCATTACGGTTAAAGATATTACTAGTAGAGCAACGATTAATAGGGGGACATTTTATGCACACTATCAAGACAAATTTGACTTAATGACGAAATGTGAGGAAGAAATTATGGTTGAAATGTCCAAAATTGCAGAGCTAAACTTTCCAAGTGTTGTAACTACACTTGAATCTAATTCCTCAAATGAAGGACCGTTTTCTATTGCGATTTTAATGCTTCAGTTAATAAATGAAAATAATCGATTTCTGAAAGCTGTATTAGGCCCAAATGGAGATCTCTCCTTTCAAACTAGACTTAAAGATTTTATGTGGAAAACAATCTATGGAATTGGTTTTATTAAGGAGGAAAACTTACTTGTTCCTGGACCATACTTAGCATCTTACATAGCATCAGCTCATATCGGTGTGATTCAGCAGTGGTTAAATAGTGGCAGGAAAGAATCCCCTGAAGAAATAGCTCGTATTCTATCGACCATTATGGTAAATGGTCCCCTGTTTGCTGCTGGTTTAAAAAAATAA
- a CDS encoding magnesium transporter CorA family protein — MLKYYLSNENGVLEEISDKAHGCWINMVSPSEEEMKKVSETLKIPIEFIKDPLDEEERSRIEKDEDTVLIIVNIPLASKNEKGIPIFDTIPLGMIITKDCFVTVCLKDNPIFHVFSQNKVKKFYTYKKTRFSYQLLYFIATSYLKNLKQISKMTDSIEKELHQSMKNKELFSLLNLEKSLVYFTTSLKSNNIVMQKMLKSNYLKMYDDDQDLLEDVIIENQQAIEMAETHSSILSGMMDAFASVISNNVNIVMKFLTSITIIMALPTMVASFYGMNVPIPFQNYPFSFYVAISISFILSSITAVIFWKKRFF, encoded by the coding sequence ATGCTTAAGTATTATTTATCAAATGAAAATGGTGTGCTAGAAGAAATATCTGATAAAGCACATGGCTGCTGGATCAACATGGTTTCACCCAGCGAAGAAGAAATGAAGAAAGTATCCGAAACATTGAAAATTCCGATTGAATTTATAAAAGATCCACTAGATGAAGAGGAACGCTCAAGAATTGAAAAGGATGAGGACACGGTTTTAATTATTGTCAATATTCCGCTAGCGTCTAAAAATGAAAAGGGAATACCAATCTTTGACACGATTCCTTTAGGGATGATTATCACAAAAGATTGTTTTGTTACTGTTTGTTTAAAAGATAATCCGATTTTTCATGTCTTCTCACAAAATAAAGTGAAGAAGTTCTACACCTATAAAAAGACGAGATTTTCTTATCAACTTCTGTACTTTATCGCTACTTCCTACTTGAAAAACTTAAAACAAATCAGCAAAATGACAGATTCAATTGAAAAAGAACTACATCAATCTATGAAAAACAAAGAACTATTTTCATTGTTGAATTTAGAAAAAAGTCTTGTGTATTTCACCACTTCACTTAAATCAAATAATATTGTCATGCAGAAAATGCTAAAGAGTAATTATTTAAAAATGTATGATGACGACCAGGATTTATTAGAAGATGTCATCATCGAAAACCAACAGGCGATTGAAATGGCTGAAACTCATTCATCCATCCTAAGTGGTATGATGGATGCCTTTGCTTCGGTCATTTCAAATAACGTGAACATTGTCATGAAATTTCTAACTTCTATTACCATTATTATGGCCCTGCCTACTATGGTTGCAAGTTTCTATGGCATGAACGTCCCGATACCATTCCAAAACTACCCTTTTTCCTTTTATGTTGCAATCAGCATCTCTTTTATATTATCTAGTATTACAGCCGTAATCTTTTGGAAGAAGAGATTCTTTTAA
- a CDS encoding ASCH domain-containing protein gives MKVLSMKQPWAHLFVLGENKYETRSWQTKYRGPLAIHTSKAMNKSAANEKGIQTLLNNHGITPDALPTGVIIATCVLMDCVQITENNQDHAILATGEMVEGNDYYLGDFTVGGFVWVVESMQLLDEFIPAKGQLGLWEHEI, from the coding sequence ATCAAAGTACTATCCATGAAACAACCGTGGGCTCATCTTTTTGTGCTGGGAGAAAATAAATATGAAACACGGTCCTGGCAAACGAAGTATCGTGGTCCATTGGCCATTCATACAAGTAAAGCAATGAACAAGTCGGCAGCAAATGAAAAAGGCATTCAAACACTTTTAAACAATCATGGTATCACTCCTGATGCCCTTCCAACAGGTGTAATTATTGCTACATGCGTGTTGATGGATTGTGTTCAAATTACTGAAAACAATCAAGATCATGCCATTTTGGCAACAGGTGAAATGGTAGAGGGGAATGATTATTATTTAGGTGATTTTACTGTAGGTGGATTTGTATGGGTTGTTGAAAGCATGCAACTTCTAGATGAATTCATCCCAGCGAAGGGTCAACTTGGGCTATGGGAACATGAAATTTGA
- a CDS encoding RNA polymerase sigma-70 factor, whose product MRMEIQNLYSQFQPLLFSIAYRMLGTVSEAEDIVHDVYLQVSEKTLNHVENKKAYLCRMVTNKCIDYVKSAAHQREVYTGPWLPEPLILNDDDPALHVIKGEDVSFAFLLLLQKLNPVERAVFILREVLDYEYVAISHMLKRSEPTCRKIYSRVKKKFPIHQEELEGTKTQANNEVIQNFVFALHQGNIERIEELLNQDVTLYSDGGGKVYAALKPINTRNLVVRFLTNILAQNQHAEEIKVQFSNVNGELGLIIEGADHIKTVFSFQVHNNQIQDIYIVRNPDKLKHVTFK is encoded by the coding sequence ATGAGGATGGAGATTCAAAATCTATATTCTCAGTTTCAACCATTGCTGTTTTCTATTGCGTACAGAATGCTCGGAACCGTGTCAGAAGCAGAGGATATCGTTCATGATGTGTATTTACAGGTAAGTGAAAAGACATTGAATCATGTGGAAAATAAAAAGGCTTATTTATGCAGGATGGTTACGAACAAGTGTATAGATTATGTAAAATCAGCCGCACATCAGCGTGAAGTGTATACGGGTCCTTGGCTTCCTGAACCTCTTATCCTAAACGATGATGATCCTGCCCTGCATGTGATAAAAGGAGAAGATGTGTCATTTGCCTTTTTACTGTTATTACAGAAATTGAATCCCGTTGAGCGGGCAGTATTCATTCTTAGAGAAGTACTAGACTATGAATATGTAGCAATTTCGCACATGCTAAAACGAAGTGAACCAACTTGTAGAAAAATATATAGCCGTGTGAAGAAAAAGTTTCCGATTCATCAAGAAGAACTCGAAGGAACAAAGACACAAGCGAATAATGAAGTAATACAAAACTTTGTATTTGCCTTGCATCAAGGAAATATTGAGAGAATAGAAGAATTATTGAATCAAGATGTAACGCTGTATTCTGATGGTGGAGGTAAAGTTTACGCGGCGCTTAAACCGATCAATACTAGAAATCTGGTTGTACGTTTTCTTACAAATATCCTTGCGCAAAATCAACATGCAGAAGAGATAAAGGTGCAATTTTCAAACGTAAATGGTGAATTAGGACTCATTATAGAAGGTGCTGACCATATTAAAACGGTCTTTAGCTTTCAAGTTCACAACAATCAGATACAAGATATTTATATTGTGAGGAACCCTGATAAGCTTAAGCATGTTACTTTTAAGTAG
- a CDS encoding class I SAM-dependent methyltransferase: MTEIWESSFLENQMMWGFEPADSAILAKDFFLEKKVGNLLIPGIGYGRNAKVFIDNGIEVTGIEISKSAIELARENGLNIPIYHGSVSDMPFDQKLYAGIFSYALIHLLNREEREKFLQDCYNQLLPNGYMIFTTISKEAPMYGKGKQLGKDYFEITEGMKLFFYDHETIKQDFGQYGLLEISEVLEPHKHAESKPPFPFLMVKCQKVK; the protein is encoded by the coding sequence ATGACAGAAATATGGGAGTCCAGCTTTTTAGAAAATCAAATGATGTGGGGATTTGAACCTGCAGATTCTGCGATTTTGGCAAAGGACTTTTTCCTTGAAAAAAAGGTGGGAAATCTATTAATTCCCGGTATCGGATATGGTAGAAATGCAAAGGTATTTATCGATAACGGAATAGAAGTAACAGGAATTGAAATATCCAAATCAGCCATTGAATTGGCAAGGGAAAATGGACTAAACATTCCTATTTACCACGGTTCAGTGTCCGATATGCCTTTTGATCAGAAGTTATATGCTGGAATCTTTTCATATGCGCTGATTCATTTACTAAACCGAGAGGAGCGCGAAAAATTCCTTCAAGATTGCTACAATCAGTTACTGCCAAACGGTTATATGATTTTTACTACAATATCAAAGGAAGCTCCTATGTATGGAAAAGGCAAACAGCTAGGTAAGGACTATTTTGAGATAACTGAAGGGATGAAGCTGTTTTTTTATGATCATGAAACAATCAAACAAGATTTTGGACAATATGGACTGTTGGAAATTTCAGAAGTTTTAGAGCCACATAAACATGCAGAAAGTAAGCCTCCGTTTCCATTTTTAATGGTGAAGTGTCAAAAGGTAAAATAA
- a CDS encoding methyl-accepting chemotaxis protein has translation MKIKGKLYILVFILIGAMLLVGIFSSIQLNKTTAAYNEMQEDEKIQLLFRSLQYRFTGISNDERAFLLTGDKELIQGIEEKEKDIESYFEELSQYEHVSSSDKEEISKIKNNLAIYLEENKQMVNTYLSGSTDLALSIHMKEQRSIRKELVDPSVNEFMDKLKSEIAEDKSNLTQSQKVETIILYSIIALSVVAGLIIGLIIIRSIVKPLTVMTGRLQEIAEGEGDLTQTIQINSKDELGLMAHSFNGMVGKIRELIKQVGMSAEQVAAAAEELTASSEETTRATEQIASTVQDVASGSTEQITSLKDTAITVSLLSTTVENIAENSEKATKTSNEASENAALGNEAIQNIIIQMTGINETVNQLSDEVTRLGDRSSQISEIVDSITGIADQTNLLALNAAIEAARAGEHGRGFAVVSDEVRKLAEQSAASAQQISALISTIQSDTVQTVESMRNTTDKVTEGISLVHNAGESFEQIQLSISKVSEQIQEVSNSVLEMRDGSRKMVDAIQTYEHISEVTDQGTQEMASAAEEQVASMEEIAASSASLSKMAEDLQTLIGKFKV, from the coding sequence ATGAAAATAAAGGGAAAATTATATATACTAGTATTTATTCTAATCGGAGCAATGTTACTCGTCGGCATTTTTTCATCAATTCAGCTAAATAAGACAACTGCAGCTTATAATGAAATGCAAGAGGATGAGAAAATACAGCTACTATTTAGGTCGTTACAATATCGATTTACGGGAATCTCAAATGATGAAAGAGCTTTTCTCTTAACGGGTGACAAGGAGTTAATTCAAGGGATAGAGGAAAAAGAGAAAGATATCGAGAGCTATTTTGAGGAACTTTCACAATATGAACATGTAAGCTCATCAGATAAAGAAGAAATCAGTAAAATTAAAAATAATCTTGCTATCTATTTGGAAGAAAATAAACAAATGGTGAATACCTATTTATCAGGTAGTACTGACCTTGCATTATCTATTCATATGAAAGAACAAAGAAGTATCCGTAAAGAACTAGTGGACCCAAGTGTAAATGAATTTATGGATAAATTAAAAAGCGAGATTGCTGAGGATAAATCTAACTTAACGCAATCACAAAAAGTAGAAACCATTATTCTCTACTCTATTATTGCTCTTTCGGTAGTTGCAGGATTAATCATTGGATTAATCATTATCCGTTCTATTGTCAAACCTTTAACAGTCATGACTGGGCGATTACAGGAAATAGCTGAAGGCGAAGGAGACTTAACGCAAACAATTCAAATCAATAGTAAGGATGAGCTAGGTTTAATGGCACATTCATTCAACGGAATGGTAGGAAAGATAAGAGAGTTAATAAAGCAAGTAGGCATGTCAGCTGAACAAGTTGCAGCCGCTGCAGAAGAATTGACAGCTAGCTCTGAGGAGACAACGAGAGCTACTGAACAAATTGCGTCTACAGTTCAAGATGTTGCATCTGGATCCACTGAACAAATTACAAGTCTCAAGGATACAGCTATTACAGTATCACTGTTGTCTACAACTGTTGAAAACATAGCAGAAAACTCGGAAAAAGCGACGAAAACATCGAATGAGGCTTCAGAAAATGCTGCATTGGGGAACGAAGCCATCCAGAATATTATTATCCAGATGACGGGGATTAATGAGACCGTTAACCAATTATCTGATGAAGTCACAAGACTTGGAGATCGTTCAAGTCAAATAAGTGAAATTGTTGATTCAATCACTGGTATCGCAGATCAAACGAACCTTCTTGCACTAAATGCGGCCATAGAGGCTGCTAGAGCAGGTGAACATGGCCGTGGATTCGCGGTAGTTTCGGATGAAGTCCGAAAATTAGCAGAACAATCCGCTGCTTCAGCTCAGCAAATATCAGCGTTAATTTCAACCATTCAGTCAGATACTGTTCAAACAGTCGAATCGATGAGAAATACAACCGATAAAGTAACAGAAGGCATTTCACTTGTGCACAACGCAGGAGAATCATTTGAACAAATTCAGTTGTCGATTTCTAAAGTTTCAGAGCAAATTCAGGAAGTATCGAACTCTGTATTGGAAATGCGCGACGGGTCACGTAAAATGGTTGATGCCATTCAAACGTATGAACACATTTCAGAAGTTACAGATCAAGGAACGCAAGAAATGGCTTCTGCAGCAGAAGAGCAAGTTGCATCGATGGAGGAAATCGCAGCGTCATCAGCGTCTTTATCTAAGATGGCAGAAGATCTTCAAACATTAATAGGTAAATTTAAAGTTTAG
- a CDS encoding DUF3533 domain-containing protein — MFKNKLALVSPIIALAIIFVFSLTLFPSVQPQPKNLPIAIVNEDEGVEISNQPKMNMGQTIVEMIQKSSATSENKDPAVKWMKVKNVEEVQKGLDEQKYYGAIVIPKDFSAKQASLRTPAPSTPEVQIYINQGMNMAASTMAGQILNGVVDNMNITVRKQLLDGFEKQGATLTVKQAASLAIPIAKKVTIVNEIGTNSANGNSPVSLFQPLWMASLAIAAILYISINKLPITTRKERLVTKIGQILMGAIGALVIGFGLTWIADGMVGLNIPDFMDTALFLTITSYSFFLMISAVFSLVGLKGIPIFVLLLFFGAPLLAMPPEMMTPFYQDWIYSWLPMRFMIQGLREIFFFDNGLSWDMVSVLVWIGLISLFITLGTALKSTKGREEITASQNI, encoded by the coding sequence ATGTTTAAAAATAAATTAGCTTTGGTTTCACCAATTATTGCATTGGCCATTATTTTTGTTTTTTCATTAACATTATTTCCTTCGGTTCAGCCGCAACCGAAAAACCTACCTATCGCAATTGTAAATGAAGATGAGGGAGTGGAAATTTCAAATCAACCAAAAATGAATATGGGTCAGACCATTGTAGAGATGATCCAAAAGTCTTCAGCAACTTCAGAGAATAAAGACCCTGCTGTAAAATGGATGAAAGTAAAAAACGTTGAGGAAGTCCAGAAAGGATTAGACGAACAAAAGTATTACGGTGCTATAGTCATTCCAAAAGATTTTAGTGCAAAACAAGCTTCTTTACGAACACCAGCACCTTCTACACCAGAAGTACAAATATATATCAATCAGGGAATGAATATGGCAGCTTCAACAATGGCAGGACAGATTTTAAATGGAGTAGTAGACAATATGAACATCACTGTCCGAAAGCAACTTCTTGATGGTTTTGAAAAGCAAGGAGCTACTTTAACGGTAAAACAGGCAGCAAGCCTTGCTATACCCATTGCAAAGAAAGTAACAATTGTAAATGAAATTGGAACCAATAGCGCTAACGGAAATTCTCCTGTTTCTCTATTCCAGCCATTATGGATGGCAAGTTTGGCTATTGCTGCTATTCTTTATATATCCATTAACAAACTTCCAATCACTACTCGTAAAGAGCGTCTTGTGACAAAAATAGGACAGATTTTAATGGGGGCAATCGGAGCACTGGTCATTGGATTTGGTTTAACTTGGATTGCGGATGGAATGGTAGGGCTAAATATTCCGGATTTTATGGATACAGCATTGTTTTTAACGATTACATCATATAGCTTCTTCTTAATGATTTCAGCTGTATTTTCGTTAGTTGGATTAAAGGGTATCCCCATCTTTGTATTATTGCTATTCTTTGGAGCACCTTTACTGGCCATGCCACCTGAAATGATGACTCCATTTTATCAGGATTGGATTTATTCTTGGCTACCAATGCGATTTATGATACAAGGCTTAAGAGAAATCTTCTTCTTCGATAATGGATTATCATGGGACATGGTTTCTGTCCTTGTTTGGATTGGTTTAATTAGCTTGTTCATTACACTAGGTACGGCTCTAAAATCTACTAAAGGAAGAGAGGAAATAACAGCCTCTCAAAACATATAG
- a CDS encoding GNAT family N-acetyltransferase: protein MEIRPYEAKDFDHIQCLNKEEGWNNLVENDRNTKEGWEKSNIAYVVVSEDHGMIGYVRGLTDGHISLYICELLIDKRFRGIGLGKEILKYIHSEYPQTRMEMLASSSSHTYYESQGFRSFYGYRKAYGE, encoded by the coding sequence ATGGAAATACGCCCGTATGAAGCGAAGGATTTTGATCACATTCAATGTTTGAATAAAGAAGAGGGTTGGAATAACTTAGTAGAAAATGATCGAAATACGAAAGAAGGATGGGAAAAATCCAATATAGCATATGTAGTAGTATCCGAGGATCACGGAATGATTGGATATGTTAGAGGACTAACTGACGGTCATATTAGTCTATATATTTGTGAATTATTAATAGATAAAAGATTCAGAGGAATAGGATTAGGAAAAGAGATATTGAAGTATATACATTCGGAGTATCCTCAAACAAGAATGGAAATGCTTGCAAGTAGCTCTTCTCACACCTATTACGAAAGCCAAGGTTTTCGCAGCTTTTATGGATATAGGAAAGCTTATGGAGAATAA
- a CDS encoding 3-hydroxyacyl-CoA dehydrogenase, translated as MNYKNITVAGSGVLGSQIAFQTAYFGFNVSIYDINDEALERAKERVETLKANYKRDLKATDEQVDAAYSRLSFYSNLEEAVKNADFLIEAVPEVIDIKKNFYENLAKVAPDHTIFATNTSTMLPSQFAEYTGRPEKFLALHFANEIWKNNTAEIMRHETTDSNVFDDVVEFAKAIGMIALPLHKEQPGYILNTLLVPFLNAAQYLVVNGIADPETVDKTWMIATGAPKGPFAILDIIGINTPYNLSVARANAGDTEAAKVAEYLKTEFLDKGRQGVQNGKGFYDYPNPNFLKEDFLKN; from the coding sequence ATGAATTATAAAAATATTACGGTTGCCGGCAGTGGTGTTTTAGGAAGTCAAATTGCGTTCCAAACAGCGTATTTCGGATTTAATGTAAGCATTTATGATATTAACGATGAAGCTCTAGAGCGTGCAAAAGAACGAGTTGAGACGCTAAAGGCAAATTATAAAAGAGATTTAAAAGCTACAGATGAACAAGTAGATGCGGCTTATAGTCGTCTTTCTTTCTATTCAAATCTTGAAGAAGCTGTTAAAAATGCAGATTTTCTAATTGAAGCAGTACCAGAAGTAATCGACATTAAAAAGAATTTTTACGAAAACTTGGCAAAGGTTGCGCCAGATCATACAATTTTTGCAACAAATACGTCAACCATGCTTCCAAGTCAATTTGCAGAGTATACAGGTCGTCCTGAGAAGTTCCTTGCCTTGCACTTTGCAAATGAAATTTGGAAAAACAACACAGCTGAAATTATGAGGCATGAAACGACTGATAGCAATGTGTTTGATGATGTTGTGGAATTTGCAAAAGCCATTGGTATGATAGCATTGCCTCTTCATAAAGAGCAACCAGGATATATTTTAAACACGTTATTAGTTCCGTTCTTAAATGCAGCACAGTACTTAGTGGTTAATGGTATTGCGGACCCAGAAACGGTTGATAAGACTTGGATGATTGCAACTGGCGCACCAAAAGGACCGTTTGCTATTCTTGATATTATTGGAATTAACACTCCTTATAATTTATCTGTTGCAAGAGCGAATGCTGGTGATACTGAAGCGGCAAAAGTGGCAGAATACTTAAAAACAGAATTCCTTGATAAAGGAAGACAAGGTGTTCAAAATGGAAAAGGATTTTATGATTATCCAAATCCAAACTTCCTTAAAGAGGATTTCTTAAAGAACTAA
- a CDS encoding S9 family peptidase yields the protein MKRNEHTYLNIQELLSIPTLSSLHISEDGQNVAFVKTTADWNNNVYRNHIWTYERNKGQCYALRNDIEGISPLWSPDSRYLAYVRSVDGENQIFIESLVGGSRVQITDVEEGVSTFKWDPAGKGVYYLAPSKESENSKNRKEMYGDFQHIGKAYQNHCLYYIELANDMKISKYQLTDGNDFHIQEFDISPNGEQVVLLATPSSNREDEQNGELFLLDPKTKTLHKLEGNKVVGGSLCFSPDGTKLCYTASLLEKEHYQSHIRDSTVEIYHLTSGERKQPLSDFDSTVTPLRWTTQGILIMWQDQTNYLIGLLSEDGSVEMLSETENCCTMDASITLNGEHLSYSKAMTNETFEVYFDNQKITNENHIFIGRHTCKREVISWKSNDGLEIEGVLSKPVNFDSTKKYPLLVLIHGGPNWASFPIHSGCFNEKYPVEQFIEKGFIVIEPNYRGSTGYGNEFLKANYRKLGIGDYDDVISGVDYLVDKGMADNDRVGVMGWSQGGYISAFCSTYSDRFKAISVGGGITNWMTYYTNTNLPQFTRMYLGDTPWNDPEIYAKTSPMNYIRSACTPTLIQHGEMDKGVPTPNAYELYRGLRDQKVETELVIFKGMGYSANQPGVNLAIMNQNLMWFSHYILEESLNDFQAL from the coding sequence ATGAAAAGGAATGAACATACCTATTTAAACATACAAGAGCTACTTTCTATACCAACCTTATCAAGCCTACACATTAGTGAGGATGGGCAGAACGTAGCCTTTGTGAAAACGACGGCTGACTGGAACAACAATGTATATAGAAATCACATTTGGACTTATGAAAGAAATAAAGGTCAATGTTACGCATTACGAAATGATATAGAGGGTATATCTCCATTATGGTCTCCTGACTCTAGATATCTTGCATATGTCCGTTCAGTTGATGGGGAAAATCAAATCTTTATTGAGTCATTAGTTGGTGGCAGTCGTGTTCAAATTACGGATGTGGAAGAGGGAGTCAGTACATTTAAGTGGGATCCAGCTGGTAAGGGGGTTTATTATCTAGCGCCGTCAAAGGAATCTGAGAATAGTAAAAATCGTAAGGAAATGTATGGAGATTTTCAACATATAGGCAAGGCATACCAAAATCATTGTTTATATTACATTGAGCTAGCTAATGATATGAAAATATCCAAGTATCAACTAACCGACGGGAATGATTTTCATATTCAAGAATTTGATATTTCACCCAATGGAGAACAAGTTGTATTGCTAGCTACACCAAGCTCAAACAGGGAAGATGAACAAAATGGTGAGCTATTTCTACTAGATCCTAAAACGAAAACCCTACATAAATTGGAAGGAAATAAGGTAGTGGGAGGTAGCTTGTGCTTTTCACCTGATGGTACCAAACTATGTTATACAGCAAGCTTACTGGAGAAGGAACACTATCAATCACATATAAGAGACAGTACAGTAGAAATCTATCATCTTACTAGTGGAGAGCGAAAACAGCCTTTATCAGATTTTGACAGTACGGTTACGCCACTAAGGTGGACAACCCAAGGAATTCTCATCATGTGGCAGGATCAAACGAATTATCTTATTGGGTTACTTTCAGAGGATGGAAGTGTGGAGATGCTTAGTGAAACAGAGAATTGTTGCACTATGGATGCTTCGATCACACTAAATGGAGAACATTTATCATATAGTAAGGCCATGACGAATGAAACCTTTGAAGTCTATTTTGATAATCAGAAAATAACAAACGAGAATCATATATTTATAGGAAGACACACATGTAAGAGGGAGGTCATCTCATGGAAAAGTAACGATGGTCTTGAAATAGAAGGTGTCCTATCGAAGCCGGTCAACTTCGATTCAACCAAAAAGTATCCTTTATTGGTACTCATACATGGTGGTCCAAATTGGGCTTCTTTTCCCATTCATTCAGGCTGTTTTAATGAAAAATATCCTGTTGAGCAGTTTATTGAAAAGGGTTTTATCGTAATAGAACCAAACTACAGAGGAAGTACAGGGTACGGTAATGAATTCTTAAAAGCGAATTATCGAAAACTTGGAATCGGTGACTACGATGATGTGATCTCTGGCGTGGATTACCTAGTGGATAAGGGAATGGCAGATAACGATCGAGTAGGTGTGATGGGCTGGAGCCAGGGAGGGTATATATCAGCCTTCTGTTCTACATACAGTGATCGATTTAAGGCTATTTCAGTTGGAGGTGGAATTACTAACTGGATGACTTATTATACGAATACAAATCTCCCTCAATTTACGAGAATGTATTTAGGAGACACTCCATGGAATGATCCAGAAATTTATGCTAAAACCTCACCCATGAACTATATAAGATCAGCTTGTACGCCAACGTTGATTCAACATGGTGAAATGGATAAAGGAGTACCAACTCCAAATGCGTATGAGCTATATAGAGGACTAAGAGATCAGAAAGTGGAAACAGAATTAGTGATTTTTAAAGGAATGGGTTACAGTGCTAACCAACCAGGAGTGAACCTGGCGATTATGAATCAGAATTTGATGTGGTTTTCACATTATATTCTTGAGGAAAGTTTGAATGATTTTCAGGCTTTATGA
- a CDS encoding LysR family transcriptional regulator — MNMIQLQYLIDVGELGSFTEAAKKNHMTVPAISISISQLEQELGTSLFIRTRRGVTPTVIGKTVIQHAVSILGKIDKMKEDISTYENKSHENFMIATTPGMVQSIINTTLSYQKHSPHMNLQLLEGDTTFVLKHVKSGHADIGFVSLSKDNHDASLTWDPIIQDPPILVVNKHSPLTVKKSISSNEIKNETIVLYNDPVIKMAAEKLVLDDPTNTIALISNNVESLFQMVIRGNAISIATEFIVNSLPPHIKDEIMMIPIEEFESDSYYIWRVTRKDQEKWNLIEQFTEHLLG; from the coding sequence ATGAATATGATTCAACTACAATACCTCATTGACGTTGGAGAACTCGGTTCCTTTACAGAAGCAGCGAAAAAAAATCACATGACAGTGCCGGCCATCAGTATTTCCATTAGTCAGCTTGAACAAGAACTTGGAACTTCTCTTTTTATTCGTACAAGAAGAGGTGTGACACCCACCGTCATAGGAAAAACAGTGATTCAACATGCCGTTTCCATACTCGGTAAGATTGATAAAATGAAAGAGGACATTTCTACTTACGAAAATAAAAGCCATGAAAACTTCATGATCGCAACAACACCAGGAATGGTACAAAGCATTATTAACACAACGTTATCTTATCAAAAACACTCTCCTCATATGAATTTACAACTGTTGGAAGGTGATACCACTTTTGTGTTAAAACATGTGAAAAGTGGTCATGCTGATATTGGTTTTGTATCTTTATCAAAAGACAATCATGATGCCTCTCTCACGTGGGACCCGATTATTCAAGATCCACCTATTTTAGTCGTAAATAAACACTCTCCTCTTACCGTGAAGAAAAGCATTTCTAGTAATGAAATTAAAAATGAAACAATTGTTTTATACAATGATCCTGTGATTAAAATGGCAGCTGAAAAGCTCGTGTTGGACGATCCAACAAATACAATTGCCTTAATTTCAAACAACGTGGAGTCACTTTTTCAAATGGTGATACGAGGTAATGCCATCTCCATTGCAACGGAGTTTATTGTAAACTCTCTACCTCCTCATATCAAAGACGAAATCATGATGATTCCAATTGAGGAGTTTGAATCTGATTCATACTATATATGGCGTGTCACCAGGAAGGATCAAGAGAAGTGGAACTTGATTGAACAATTCACAGAACATCTTTTAGGCTAA